The following proteins are co-located in the Onychomys torridus chromosome 6, mOncTor1.1, whole genome shotgun sequence genome:
- the Pfn2 gene encoding profilin-2 isoform X2 — protein MAGWQSYVDNLMCDGCCQEAAIVGYCDAKYVWAATAGGVFQSITPVEIDMIVGKDREGFFTNGLTLGAKKCSVIRDSLYVDGDCTMDIRTKSQGGEPTYNVAVGRAGRALVIVMGKEGVHGGTLNKKAYELALYLRRSDV, from the exons ATGGCCGGTTGGCAGAGCTACGTGGATAACCTGATGTGCGATGGCTGCTGCCAGGAGGCCGCCATTGTCGGCTACTGCGACGCCAAATACGTCTGGGCAGCCACGGCCGGGGGCGTCTTCCAGAGCATCACG CCAGTAGAAATAGATATGATTGTAGGAAAAGACCGGGAAGGTTTCTTTACCAACGGTTTGACTCTTGGTGCAAAGAAGTGTTCAGTGATCAGAGATAGTCTATACGTTGACGGTGACTGCACAATGGATATCCGGACAAAGAGTCAAGGTGGGGAGCCAACATACAATGTTGCTGTTGGCAGAGCTGGTAGAG CATTGGTTATAGTCATGGGAAAGGAAGGTGTCCACGGAGGCACACTTAACAAGAAAGCGTATGAACTCGCTTTATACCTGAGAAGGTCTGATGTGTAA
- the Pfn2 gene encoding profilin-2 isoform X1, which translates to MAGWQSYVDNLMCDGCCQEAAIVGYCDAKYVWAATAGGVFQSITPVEIDMIVGKDREGFFTNGLTLGAKKCSVIRDSLYVDGDCTMDIRTKSQGGEPTYNVAVGRAGRVLVFVMGKEGVHGGGLNKKAYSMAKYLRDSGF; encoded by the exons ATGGCCGGTTGGCAGAGCTACGTGGATAACCTGATGTGCGATGGCTGCTGCCAGGAGGCCGCCATTGTCGGCTACTGCGACGCCAAATACGTCTGGGCAGCCACGGCCGGGGGCGTCTTCCAGAGCATCACG CCAGTAGAAATAGATATGATTGTAGGAAAAGACCGGGAAGGTTTCTTTACCAACGGTTTGACTCTTGGTGCAAAGAAGTGTTCAGTGATCAGAGATAGTCTATACGTTGACGGTGACTGCACAATGGATATCCGGACAAAGAGTCAAGGTGGGGAGCCAACATACAATGTTGCTGTTGGCAGAGCTGGTAGAG tcTTGGTCTTTGTAATGGGAAAAGAAGGGGTCCATGGAGGCGGATTGAATAAGAAGGCATACTCAATGGCAAAATACTTGAGAGACTCTGGGTTCTAG